The genomic DNA CGTTCGCAAAGGAAGGCTCTTGGCCGGTTGCTGCGCGACCATTCCTACATTGTCGGCAGAAGGGCCTGGTCGGGGTCAACACCTTCGCCCACAGCTCTTGACGCCAACGTCTTCTCCGTCGCACGGCCCCGTGAACATTCCCTAGCCGACTTCTCCAACCTGACGTCCCACACAACGGATACAACGCTATACTGCAACTTGGGCCTTGACCATAGGATCCGTGGTTTGATGAAAAAACCGCTGAGTGTAGAAATAGACGCGAACTTGTCTTAGAAGTTTCTTTGGCTGACCCACTGGCAGTTAGGATTCTTGCCGATCTCCTCTTATTTCCGCTGCCATTCCTAGACTCTCACAGAATTCGTCGAGGGCCTTAAGGAACTCGCTCGATAATGCGTCACGAAGTACTATGTCCCTTTCATTAACAGCCCAGCCGATGCATGGTCCTTTTGTGATGGGGTAGGGGAAATTAAAGTCCTTTTCGCTGTATTTTTCGCTAGCTTTCAGTTTTGCTAGAGGCATTCTTATTCTTGCAAACATCCTCTTCGCTTGTATGAGCCGAGGATGTCCTGTTGCTGCTGCAAGCGTTCTGAGTATTTCATAGGCTCCCAATACCCATAAATACGAATGGGTGAGAATATCGTCTAGCTCAAGGGGTTGTTCAGGAATCTGGCGGAGTCGATTTATCCAAAAGGCCGTATCCTTCTTAACAATTTCCAACTCAAACCGAGCGAGTTTTTGAATCGTCATCACACAGCCCATCTGTTCGGGAGCGTTACGAGGAAAAAGATTCGCCAATTTATGGCTGATACGGACCCATTTCGATTGTTGCTCGAAGAGCTGTGAGTGAACCACGGATAGCAGGAAATTCAATACTTCTTTTTCTGCTTGTAACCAATGCTCTAGGCTGTTGCCGTGGTGACGACCACTTTTCTCAAAAATATTGTGGGCACGTTCGGCGATTAGCCGCTCAATTTGAGATGCCCGACCCTGCAACGTTTCCCATTCAGCCTTCCAATCATTCATGAGCAGCAGTTTATACGATCTGTGCTAGACGATACTTCAGAGGAGAGCGCCACGGCACCCCTGGTGTACCCTGCCAATGTTTGGATCAGAGCAGCTGAGTCCTAACCACTGGAAAGTTTGGTGGCGGCGACCCGGATTGAACGGGTGACCCGCGGCTTATGAGTTGATTAAGTAGATGTGCTACAGCTGTGGTTTCGGCATGAATGCCCTCCTATCCGCGCCCTTCGTACCCGCTTCGTAACCAGAAATACGGCTCGGCAGCCCCCCTTCGGGGGCTACCCCTGGGACGATGGTTGGGACGGTCGCCCATTCGGGTACCGGTACTGTGTCATCCGGTCTTATCGCAAGCTCGAGGGTGCAGCCTTCATTGCAATGGGCACGTGCCGACGCACGGAAGGCTCCAGCCGTTCCTACTCAGGAATACGTCTGCGGGATTTATCTTGAGGGGTCCATTCGCAGGGTCGGGGCACTCGGCCTGCCCCGTCGGGCAATCTTTGAATAGGAAGTCAAACGCCTCCGTCGATGGACTGTTGCATTGGGTATCATAGCATTTGTCCCCGATCCAGGCGGGGCCACAGTCGAAATTATTACTCACGGGATAGTTGATGGCACGGTTCGGATAACCCCCACCCATTTGAAAATAGCAGCCCCTAAGATCATTCCTTATCAGCGGAACGACGATATGCCATCGCGTCGGAGATAGGGTCTGCCACAACCACACTGCATAGCTCATTTCCCCGGCGGTACGCATCGCCTTTTGCTGCTCATCGGTTGGCGCAGTGCCTACGATGGGCGCGGCAAACGCTTTCAATTGTGACCAATCGGTGACGAGCCGGTCGTGAGTATCATTGTTGCCGTTCAGCGCCGTGTTGTACATGATCGCGAGCTTGCCTTTCACTTCTCCGACCGCCAGGTTCGGGTCCGAAGGAAAGCCACCGTGCTTACCAATATAGTTAGAGACTTGATTAAAGACATTTGAAAACACTGGCGGGAGACCAACCACCGACCCACCGATGGCCAATCCGACCCCGAGGAACAACTGCGTCAGATTTGCGGCTATTTGGTCGGCAGGGTCCACGTTCTGCAATTTTGCGGAGACTGAATCGACATCGAAATCCGTCTCTGCAAAGATTTGCGTCAGCAGCGTCTGGCTGCCCGTGGGACCCAGTAACCAATCATTGGCGGTTTGGACGTAGCTCAGCTCGGTCTTGATTTGTCCCACGACCGGGGTCCAGTTGGCAGCGGTGCATGTCGATGGAGGCGACAACGCGCGCAAGTTCCCTTGCAGGGTCGCAATAATACTGGAATCCGTCAGTTCGTCGTAGTGGCTGCGGAGGTCTGTGCCATATGTGCCCGGCGACGTGCTGATATTCGTGCTGAGGTACTGATAGCAGGCATTCTGATCTCCGGGAAACGGCGGGAAACTGGACTGTGCGGCGCGAGCGTGCCCGCCAAGCACGGTCGCAAGCATCATCATCCCTGGGAGCAGCAGCTTACGTGTCCAGGCGTTGCCTTGACGTGCGCGCATCAGCATGTTTTAAAGCCCCCTTTTTAGAGCGGGAAGATACAACGATCCCGGTTAGCTGCTAGCGCAACGTATAAGAACGAAAGATCCTTTTTGCGAGAGCAAGTATGGGAGATGGACCCGAGGTAGTCAAATACGCGAGACGTCGGTCTAGGATCGGATCTTGGAGCGATTCATCGGTCCGACACGCCCGCGTGTGGGGCGGTTTACCGGGCTACTGTCAGGTGGCCGCCTGACTGACATATTACGGCGGCATGCCAATGGGCAATGCAATCTCTCTTAAATTGGAAACAGTCATTCTCAGTGAGGGAAAGCTGACATTGCGTTGCATTGCATCGCAAATGATGGTTCCGAGATGACGCGGGACACACTGCGCACTCTGCAAATCAGATGGAAGAGCAGCTGAGTCCTAAACCGCTGGAAAATTTGGTGGCGGTGACCCGGATTGAACGGGTGACCCGCGGCTTATGAGTCCGCTGCTCTACCAACTGAGCTACACCGCCACTGGAGGATGCGTGACCGGTCGAAGTGAACCGCAATAATAGCCGAAGAGGAGTTGAGGTGTCTACCGACTTGCTGATGAAAACTCAGGGCCGAGTTGGAGTGCTCGCGGTATAGCGGGACCTTCCAGGACTTGATTTGCTTTCAAGCGATCTGCAATATACGATCTCTTTCCAACTTTGCAGGTAGGGGACAATGCAAGCACGAGCTGCGGACTCCGGGCAGGGTGATCAAGGTAGTCCTGCAGTCCGGGGGGCGCGTGTGCGTGCTTGTGGGGGGTGGCTTCCTGTCGCCGGGTTGTTCGTGCTCAGCGGTTTTTTCAGTTCGGCCCTGTTTCAGGATGGGCTTGCCGCTCATAAGAAAACCCCGTCCCACCGCCATCGATCCTCTTCCATTCCCCAGATCATTCCGCAGAAGACAGGCCCGGGCTCGCAGGCCGGCGAGGCTGAAGGGCTGTATTATGCCGGGGTCGCGCTGCATGCGAAGGGAAATTACGAGCAGGCGGTGGAGAAGTTCAGATCCGCGCTTCAGAAGCGAAACGATTTCCCCGAGGCTCGGCACGCCATGGGGCTCGCGCTCGCGGCACAGGGTGCGCTGGACGAGGCCATCAACGAATATCGGGCCGCCTTGGACGCCCAACCGGAATTTGCCGCGATTCATAACAATCTGGGCGTGGCGCTGAGCGAGAAGGGGCAGCTCGATGAGGCGATTGCAGCCTATCGGCATGCCATTCGTTTGCAGCCGGGCAACGCCGCCCCTCATCACAATCTCGCGCTCGCCCTGGAGGCCAAGAACGATCTGGATGGCGCGGTCGGCGGATATCGGGAGAGTCTTCGATTGCAGCCGGACAATGCCACCGCTCACAACAACCTGGGCCTCGTGCTGCAGAAAAAAGGTCTGCTCGATGAGGCGATCGGGGAGTATCGAGCCGCATTGCGGCTTCAAGCCGGTGCGTCGGCCGCATTGTACAGTGTGAACCTCAGCGCCGCCTTGCTGGCAAAGGGAGAGGTCGACGGCGCGATCGGCGCCGGCCGCACGGCCATTCGTCTGCAACCGGAGAATGGCGACGCCCACTACAACCTGGGTTTGGCGCTGAAGGCGAAGGGGGAAGTCGAAGGGGCGTTGGCGGCCTTTCGCGAGGTGTTGAAGCTCGATCCCGGGCAAGGCGCGGTGCATTACGACGTGGGGCAGCTCCTCGAACGAGCCGGCGAGAGTGGCGCGGCGATTGCGGAGTATCGCGCCATGTTAACCTACCGGCCGACGCACGGCCCCGCGCAAGAGGCCTTAGCCGTCCTGTTGCAGAAAAACGGCGATCTCGATGGGGCAATTGCGGCCTACCGTGCGGCGTTGCAGACGGCGCCGAAGAGTATTGCCGCCCACAACAACCTCGGCGTCGCGCTCTTAACCAAAGGCCGGGTTGACGAGGCCTTGGCGGCCTTCCGCACGGCAACGGACTTGCAACCCGCCGATCCGATCGCCTACTACAACCTGGGCGAGGCATTCAGTGCCCAACAGCAGCGCGGCGCGGCGATTCAGTCCTACCGCAGTTACGTCAAGCTGGCCGAGGCGCAGCCGGATCACCGAGAGAAGGTCGAAGCGGTGCGAAAGCAGCTCGCGGAATTGGAGCGATAGAACCCCGGTGGTCTTTCGTCAGGTCTCCTCGCCGTCCAGCAGCGCGCCCTCCGTTGTTCCTCCTCGTGCCGATGTCTCCTACAATGGCCTCCGCTCCTTCCGGCGATACGGCAGTGCTGCGGCGCTTTTTCTCCTCTGTGTCATGTCGGTCGGGTGTTTGTCTCCCATCGCGCTCCATCAAGCCGTACTGGAATATGATCGTGCCGTGGGGAGGGTCGAAGCTGAAATGCTCCTGCTCAATATCGCCCGCTCCCGTCATTTTCTCCCGCAGCATTTTACCGGCGTCTCCAGCGTGGCGGCGACGTTCGAATTCCAGGCCAATGCCGGATTGACGAAGACCTTCGCGTTGCCCGGTCCGGATTCACTCGGACTTACACTCGGCGGCAGCATTGCCGAACGTCCGACGATGACGATCGTGCCGATTCAAGGCGAGGAGTTTACGAGCCGCATCCTGACCCCGTTCGACGAAAGCCGCGTGACCTTCATGTTTCAGCAGGGTGTCGAGCCGGCGATCATTCTTCGTCTCATGGCGAGCGGGATCCAGGCCAGCGGGTATGGCGAGTCGGCGTTTTACCGCAATATGCCCTATTTCGAAGACGAGTACCGGGAGTTTCGGCGGCGTGTCATGCATTTGTCTGCATTGAATCTTGAACGAGAGCTGCAAGTGACGCCGCTGATTTTCGAGCAAACCGTCTCGCTACCTTTGTCGGCGCGTTCGGGGTCCGGGGATCTGGTCAGAGGCCTGGATAAAATTCTCGATGCGATGGAACGGGGGTATGCGATCGGCGGTGTC from Nitrospira sp. ND1 includes the following:
- a CDS encoding lipopolysaccharide assembly protein LapB; its protein translation is MRACGGWLPVAGLFVLSGFFSSALFQDGLAAHKKTPSHRHRSSSIPQIIPQKTGPGSQAGEAEGLYYAGVALHAKGNYEQAVEKFRSALQKRNDFPEARHAMGLALAAQGALDEAINEYRAALDAQPEFAAIHNNLGVALSEKGQLDEAIAAYRHAIRLQPGNAAPHHNLALALEAKNDLDGAVGGYRESLRLQPDNATAHNNLGLVLQKKGLLDEAIGEYRAALRLQAGASAALYSVNLSAALLAKGEVDGAIGAGRTAIRLQPENGDAHYNLGLALKAKGEVEGALAAFREVLKLDPGQGAVHYDVGQLLERAGESGAAIAEYRAMLTYRPTHGPAQEALAVLLQKNGDLDGAIAAYRAALQTAPKSIAAHNNLGVALLTKGRVDEALAAFRTATDLQPADPIAYYNLGEAFSAQQQRGAAIQSYRSYVKLAEAQPDHREKVEAVRKQLAELER
- a CDS encoding DUF2934 domain-containing protein translates to MNDWKAEWETLQGRASQIERLIAERAHNIFEKSGRHHGNSLEHWLQAEKEVLNFLLSVVHSQLFEQQSKWVRISHKLANLFPRNAPEQMGCVMTIQKLARFELEIVKKDTAFWINRLRQIPEQPLELDDILTHSYLWVLGAYEILRTLAAATGHPRLIQAKRMFARIRMPLAKLKASEKYSEKDFNFPYPITKGPCIGWAVNERDIVLRDALSSEFLKALDEFCESLGMAAEIRGDRQES